Proteins found in one Corynebacterium sanguinis genomic segment:
- a CDS encoding DUF3052 domain-containing protein, with product MGAPGAVSYAEQLGISGDVIVQEIGWDEDADTTISEDIEDAIGQPLLDEDTDELCDVVLLWFRASDGDLVDSLVDAARNLTTGGKIWLLTPAPRTPGGVQPGEVSESAQLAGLVQTKSDRFGDWQGACLTGASIKK from the coding sequence GTGGGCGCCCCTGGTGCTGTCAGTTACGCGGAACAGCTTGGAATTAGCGGCGATGTCATCGTCCAAGAAATCGGTTGGGACGAGGACGCCGACACAACTATCTCCGAGGACATCGAAGACGCCATCGGGCAGCCGCTTCTCGACGAGGACACCGACGAGCTGTGCGATGTCGTGCTTCTCTGGTTCCGCGCCTCAGACGGCGACCTCGTCGACTCGCTTGTCGACGCCGCCCGCAACCTCACCACCGGCGGCAAGATCTGGCTGCTCACCCCGGCTCCCCGCACACCCGGCGGCGTGCAGCCCGGCGAGGTGTCCGAGTCCGCCCAGCTTGCGGGCCTGGTGCAGACCAAGTCCGACCGCTTCGGCGACTGGCAGGGCGCCTGCCTCACCGGCGCGAGCATCAAGAAGTAG